TTACATTAAAACTTAAACATCGACAAAGTCTCACAGCGACACATTCAAACTAAacttcaaatttaaaaaaaaaataaaaactagATCGCCGTCGCCGCCATGGCCGTTTTTAGTCGCCGCCGTCCTCGTCCCCATCGTCCATCGTGAGGTTGATCTTGGGCAGTGACTTTCATGGTGAGGTTGATCTAGGGCGATGACTTCCATCATGGCGAAAGGGCTTCGTCTTTAGATGTTCCTTTGAGTTTTATTAGTGTTTTTGTCCTACTCAGGAGGGCAAGACGGCGACAGCtctttgaagatggaataaggttctccccaccTAGTCCCCATCCCggtggtgcatctagcatcgtcggtgggcatgtggaggtttgtctccaGTGGATCTgttcttggtggatttgctcggatcttgtCGTAGTTCCACTATGTTCGTGTCTCTTCAGGTTTGATTCtttcgatctacgctactcttcaactgcgacggttgttgttctggtATGCTGGTCCTATGAGACCTTAGCAcggcgacttcccgactgtctaatACAACTAGTTTtgtccggctccggcgagggaggggcgatgacggtggcgcgTGTTCGGCTCGCTTGAGTGCTTGTAGTCGTCCCTAGATGGTCtaggatctggatgtaatttttattatttctagtgtttttTATACTAGCATGATTTaaaatgaatagattggaagtatTTTCTATAAAAAAGTGTACAACCGTTGGCGTCCTGTTTGCAAGTGTTTTCAGGCTTTTGTGACATATAAGCATTTTCCAATAGTGCCACTTATTTATAACGTCAGGCATGGGTTTTAGGTCTCTTACTCCATCCTTtttttatgtaaggtgtattattttctgCAGGGTGACCAAGACATGTAATTATAGACATGTGACGATCAAATTACCCTTAGCAAATTTGTTGATTAGTGACAAGTAAATCAGTTAGACTAGGAAAATAAGAGATATATGTAATCGTCATAGAGATACTTTCCTTCTTTGGCTACAAGGAGAGATACACACAATCGGGAGAAAGATATTTTCCTTTTTTTAGGATAACAAGGGAATTATAaaaaatgcaccttacattctgaAATTTTATCAGAAAACAAATATGTCTTATATAAAGGAACGAAGGGAATATGTTTTATATGCTAAAAAAATATTTCTTTTCATAGTCGACTaaagtttctaaacatatattttttacATATTAATATATTATACATGTTCTGCTACTCAAATTGAAGACCTAAAAATCGACTTATAAACCCAACTGGAAGGAGTAGTTAGCATCTGTACATGCTGTCTTATATTCACTCCgttcaaaaatacttgtcattaaaatggataaaaaagatgtatctagaactaaagtacatctagatacatctccttttatctattttgatgataagtattttcggacagagggagtattaattatatgACGCATGGCGTGTTGTTTGTATGAAAGCATCTTCGAACTGGGCAGCGTTACGCGTATATGTACCGAAACCCGTTGACGAGCACAATATGCTAATCCAACTGCAGCAACTGCTTGGCGGGCGCACCACGGCAAAGCCAGCATGTGACGAAGCTAATAAATAATCAAGGATAACACTATACAAGTACAGCACCATTATCACCATCTACAACACCATTTCTATCCCCATCTCTCGCATTCAAGATCATACCGAGGAAGCCAATCTCTTGATCGACCAACTCCCATGGCCAAAGAGAAAGATACTAGGGTAGTAAACGGCATGGCGCTGGTGCGCAAAGCGTCACCGGCCCGGCCGCCGACGCTGCATGACATCCCCGACAAGCTCCTCGAGCTCATCCTCTTGTACCTCACCTCGCCCCATTGGCTCGTCTGCGCAGCGGCCACCTGCAAGCGATGGCGCCGCATCGTCGTTCAAGAAAGCTTCCTGCGTCACATTTCCACCCCCAATTCCTCATCTCTTGTTGCAGGCCATTACCATAACCACACATCCCCTATTGATGGTGCCCGGCTCAGCTTTGTTCCTTCCACGCCAGCGCTTGCGGTCAATAGCCACCACTTCTCCCTGGACTTCCTCCCCGGAGGTGGTAGCAGGTCATGGGTGATCGTGGATAGCCACcacaccctcctcctcctcgccaagaAGAAGACTGGGTGGAGACACCGCTGCTTCCCTGACCTCCTAGTCTGCGAGCCGATCACACGGCGTTGCCAAGTGATCCCACGCGTGGAGCAAATGAAATACCATCCATGTATTGGTAATTGGTGTATTCCTCGAGAATATGCATGGTCGGAGAGGAGCTACCACTTGCGAGGGACGCACCATCGATGCAATGTCAAGTTTCAGAGTGATCTGCGTGCTCTACCATGAATTCACAGGGATATCTGGTAACATTGGCACAGCCAAGGCCTTTGTCTTCGAAGAGCGCCGGATGGGGAAGCGTGGCTGGTTCGTCTGGCAGCAAGTGACGCACAAGCCTCAAATCCACCTTCATGGCATGGAATCTCTGCATTTCATTGGTCGtccatcattttctcttttctGGTCCATGGAAGATGACCATTCCTCCTTGCTAGCCTATAATTTCCGGTGGCCAAACGAGTTTGAGATCGTCCCACTTCCGGGCCACATCCGAGGGTCAGCTTTGCGAGTCATGGATATCAACAACACCAACTTggtgcatgttgtttgcttgcagGGCGACAACCTTAGCATCTTTGCGCAAAGGACATACCATAGCACCGATTGGGTGCTTCGGAAGAGCCTCCAATTAATGGAGGCTACTCGTGAACTGGCAGGGCACAAGGATGAGCACTTTCGTGGGTCTACCAAGATCGTCTCAACCAGCATGAGCTCTATTGTGTTTTCTCCGGCGGAGGAGACATGGCTATTCTCCATTGACTTTGAGACCATGGAGGTGGCGAAATGCAAATACAAGGCGCATTCTTCTACATGTGTGGCTTATCCGTGTGAGCTTCCATGGCTACCTGCCCTTCGTGCTTGTATTGTGCGTTGTTCAAGAAGGGGGCGTGGCCGATGTTCCGATATTTGTATATGTTGAGAGATTTCTTACTACATTTGCTTGGCTGTATAAATTTGCAATAGCATCACAAaatgttcacacacacacacatatctatCTATACTCCTAATGTcttagttggtagtctccgttccaggtttattttcgtcccacctcacccggtttTTTTGATACCTCCCACCTCCTCCCAGCTCACGCTGACCCGCCACAAACCGAAAAAACCAGGTACCGAGTCCTCCAGCAGCCCCTCGCTCTTCAGGTCGTAACCATCGATCGCGACGAAGAAAAAATCTACGACGATTAACCAGCGATAAAAAAACCTatcccacgcacgcacgcaaaaaAAACCATCCCGCACCCCGCAGGAAACACCGTTCCTCTCCATcccctcccgtcgccgccgccctcagcTCTCGGTCCCTCGAGTAAGCCACGCCGCCGCCCTCAGCTCTCGATCCCTCGAGTAAGCGGCGCCGCCGTCGGCTCTCCATCCCCTCGATTAaacggcgccgccgtcatctctcGTTAAGTCCCTACGCGCGCCCCTgcggctaaccctagccgccgAGTTGTGCTGCAGGCAATGAGGAGCGGAGCGAGGCGGGCGCGTCGCTGAGTGGGTGGAGTGGCTGGGGCGTCGCGGCGTGGGTGGAGAAGCAAGGGCAGCGGTGGCGCCGTGCCGGGGCGGAGAAGGAAACCGTCCTTCGTGGCACAATCGTCCTTCGTGGCGCCGTGCTGGGGCGTCGCGGCATGTGGATGGCGGCGCTGGCCCTGCTTTTCTCCGGCCGGTGCGCGTGCTGTTCGCCGCGTCCGCAGGTGCTGCGCGTGCTGCGCCGGCCCTGCTTCTCCTCGGCAGGTGCGCATGCTGTGCGCCCCATGCGCGGGTGCTGCGCTGACTGCTTGCAAGCTGCGCGTACGGTTGCCGGCCTTGCTAGCTGCGCTTGTTGCTTGTACTACGCTGGTTGTATGTACTGATGCGTGTGATTtcttctttgattttctttccaaCGTGCTAAtcttgttttgttgattttttgAGCCGCAGCAGTTCAGGTCGGAGGTCACCAAAACCCATATCCATCACTACTGGTCGGTCCGGTGTCGTGGAGCAAGGGCTGCTGGTTGCGCCGTCGTGGGTGGAGGTGCACCATCGAGGAGCCGCAGGGGAGGAGTTGCAGCATCGAGGAGCAGCAGGGGAGGAGTTGCACCATCAAGGAGCAGCAGGGGATGAGGTTTGTAATAGATGCGTGGGTGGCGGACGGATTCAGGACTGAATTTTTACTTTTTGAGACGGAAATACAGAAATTCTTAGGCCAGTAACAATAAATCTAATGGTTGCATGCATCTCACTATATGATCGTTAGGTTAATAGTAGGTACTTTTCATTTGTATGTTCTTCAGAGTAGAGGTTGATTCATGAAACATTTGTCTCAGCCATACATGTTATTTCACATCGACTGATTGTAGGTACTTTGACTTTAGAAGGGATACTCTTGCCCCTTTGGCGGACGATGTTCTTACAAGGTATACATATGCTGATCTCGTTTCAGATTCAAATCTATCATCAAATATACTTCTTATATAATGTGTGAATTCTCAGCTGAAACTTGACCAGTGCCTAGAGTGATATTTTGCCTGTTGTTACCTTCTCATACTTAATGTGCAGCAGCAGTTCTGAATGAAGCCTAATTAAAATACTAAAGGCAGTAAAAACATAACTGCTGATGATAAGCCATGCAAATAATTCGTCATAGTTTGAACTAGCACCTCTAAATAATATTGTAAGTTTTCTGCAATCATTGCTAGCTTAGGTGATGTGGAACGTTAAGAGTAGCTGATTGGTATGTTCATCAAAGCCATGCTTTGTAAAATAGGGACTGTGAGATGGCCTTGGAATATAACCATTGTAATTTGACTCATGTAATGAACTATGCATATGGTGGTTATCTTCTCCCTTTCTTTCAATATTCAATTGTCTATTTTCCTACGCTCTTTGCTTCTTCGGTTTGACTCGTGCAGTACTGTATTTTCTCCAGCATGCCTACACCGATGGGCATTTGGAGGAGCCGGCAACGGTGGCAGTGCTTCATTTTCATGCCGACAA
This window of the Triticum aestivum cultivar Chinese Spring chromosome 5D, IWGSC CS RefSeq v2.1, whole genome shotgun sequence genome carries:
- the LOC123120518 gene encoding LOW QUALITY PROTEIN: uncharacterized protein (The sequence of the model RefSeq protein was modified relative to this genomic sequence to represent the inferred CDS: deleted 1 base in 1 codon; substituted 1 base at 1 genomic stop codon); this translates as MALVRKASPARPPTLHDIPDKLLELILLYLTSPHWLVCAAATCKRWRRIVVQESFLRHISTPNSSSLVAGHYHNHTSPIDGARLSFVPSTPALAVNSHHFSLDFLPGGGSRSWVIVDSHHTLLLLAKKKTGWRHRCFPDLLVCEPITRRCQVIPRVEQMKYHPCIGNWCIPREYAWSERSYHLRGTHHRCNVKFQSDLRALPXFTGISGNIGTAKAFVFEERRMGKRGWFVWQQVTHKPQIHLHGMESLHFIGRPSFSLFWSMEDDHSSLLAYNFRWPNEFEIVPLPGHIRGSALRVMDINNTNLVHVVCLQGDNLSIFAQRTYHSTDWVLRKSLQLMEATRELAGHKDEHFRGSTKIVSTSMSSIVFSPAEETWLFSIDFETMEVAKCKYKAHSSTCVAYPCNEERSEAGASLSGWSGWGVAAWVEKQGQRWRRAGAEKETVLRGTIVLRGAVLGRRGMWMAALALLFSGRCACCSPRPQVLRVLRRPCFSSAAVQVGGHQNPYPSLLVGPVSWSKGCWLRRRGWRCTIEEPQGRSCSIEEQQGRSCTIKEQQGMRYFDFRRDTLAPLADDVLTSTVFSPACLHRWAFGGAGNGGSASFSCRQWKYGPARNIELIGILAQKVTTVGKASNYMSQIKVDHGATRPPPRYEIAAADIQEELLPDLIAEPFAAAEVI